TTGAAGGTGTAGCCGTTTTCCTCCATGAACTCCCTTACCCTTTCGCTCTTGCCCGGATCTATATTGATCGTCAGGATCACGAAGCTGTAATCCGCCATCTTTTTCATAAGCCCGTTAAGGGAGGGCATCTCCTCTCTGCACGGCCCGCAGTAAGTCGCCCAGAGGTTCAATAAAACGACCTTGCCCTCGTAGTCGGAGAGGCTAATGCCGTTGCCGTCAAGGTCCGTAAGCGTGAAGTCCGGGGCCTTGAGGCCCACCGCCGCACCTCCCGCCACAGCAAACTTTAAGCCGGCCT
Above is a window of Candidatus Zymogenus saltonus DNA encoding:
- a CDS encoding TlpA family protein disulfide reductase, whose product is MTNSMRALVAVFLTGLALLMVFKAGLKFAVAGGAAVGLKAPDFTLTDLDGNGISLSDYEGKVVLLNLWATYCGPCREEMPSLNGLMKKMADYSFVILTINIDPGKSERVREFMEENGYTFKVLHDPKKEISALYYFTGIPTTYIIDMNGIIVDKSVGAEDWESRDRIDQLKALSTVTGSVP